Proteins encoded together in one Neobacillus sp. FSL H8-0543 window:
- a CDS encoding endonuclease yields the protein MKRKRRKKKYRKIIWEKPEKMINLKRQLTFLRENTRKILNDQEIYYDEMQNQMDIAKYYQSSSKPGTDRLELFYQYHELLSETHKNCVPYFISKDLYLYTWVDLYPDGTVKSIYSGAEKDPEILIIEDYEIIRQRYEEFQHYLEKVNQNDFESMKELKAIEWKYRLNTEHIVPQSWFGAIEPMKGDLHHLFICEPECNIARSNFIYEDFNFYQPESPNEPIKNQCGVSNGKGFEPEFGKGAAARAMLYFLIRYPSEIKKAFRRQIDISLLAKWHQDFPVTLYERHRNQAIYGIQGNRNPFIDFPDLINKINFPVT from the coding sequence ATGAAAAGGAAGAGGAGAAAGAAAAAGTATCGAAAAATTATATGGGAGAAGCCTGAAAAAATGATTAACTTGAAAAGACAGCTGACATTCTTAAGAGAAAACACTAGGAAAATCCTTAATGATCAAGAAATCTATTATGATGAAATGCAAAATCAAATGGACATCGCTAAGTATTATCAGTCAAGTTCCAAACCTGGCACAGATAGATTAGAACTATTTTACCAATATCATGAATTATTATCTGAAACACATAAAAATTGTGTTCCCTATTTTATAAGTAAGGATTTGTATTTATATACCTGGGTCGACCTATATCCCGATGGTACAGTTAAAAGTATCTATTCAGGGGCCGAGAAGGACCCAGAGATTTTAATTATTGAGGATTATGAAATCATTCGTCAAAGATATGAAGAATTCCAGCATTACCTTGAAAAAGTAAACCAGAATGACTTTGAGTCAATGAAGGAGTTAAAAGCAATTGAATGGAAATATCGGTTAAACACAGAACATATTGTGCCACAATCATGGTTTGGCGCCATCGAGCCCATGAAAGGAGATTTACATCACCTGTTTATTTGTGAGCCAGAATGTAATATTGCGCGTTCAAATTTCATTTATGAGGACTTTAACTTCTATCAGCCAGAATCACCAAATGAGCCTATTAAAAATCAATGCGGTGTGTCCAATGGAAAAGGGTTTGAACCAGAGTTTGGCAAAGGTGCCGCTGCACGTGCAATGCTATATTTTCTAATTCGCTATCCAAGTGAGATTAAAAAGGCATTCCGAAGGCAAATAGACATTTCCCTGCTAGCTAAATGGCACCAAGACTTCCCAGTTACACTTTATGAAAGACATCGCAATCAAGCGATTTACGGTATCCAGGGAAACCGCAACCCGTTCATTGATTTCCCAGATTTAATAAACAAAATTAACTTCCCCGTAACATGA